A genome region from Lucilia cuprina isolate Lc7/37 chromosome 3, ASM2204524v1, whole genome shotgun sequence includes the following:
- the LOC111677817 gene encoding lipoamide acyltransferase component of branched-chain alpha-keto acid dehydrogenase complex, mitochondrial gives MSSYILRNGSTAAILKKYLPRQLSNNSLNNATVTGQFRAFHLTPCLEKVVSFKLSDIGEGIREVTVKEWFVKVGDTVQQFDNLCEVQSDKASVTITSRYDGKILKLHHNVDDIALVGKTLLDFEVEDEEGDSDSSDSEDEKEKTPDKKTASDVAANPKQATDEEVNRSITLATPAVRRIAKENKVDLSKVPPTGKNGRVLKGDVLEYLGHVPPGTNIPHPTIAAKAGAAAAASAAGKASAPVPADRVEPLKGVRKAMLKSMSESLKIPHFAYSDEVDMTNLMGFRDQLKEVAQENGVPKLTFMPFCIKAASIALSKYPILNSSLNLETESIIYKGAHNISVAIDTPQGLVVPNVKNVQNKNIIEIAQDLNALIERGRKGALTPQDFADGTFSLSNIGVIGGTYTHPCIMAPQVSIGAMGRTKAVPRFNEKDEVVKAYVMNVSWCADHRVIDGVTMASFSNVWKKYLENPALFLLN, from the exons ATGTCTTCCTATATCTTGAGAAACGGTAGTACCGCAGCCATACTAAAGAAGTATTTACCACGTCAACTTAGCAACAACAgtttaaataat GCTACCGTTACTGGTCAATTTCGTGCCTTTCACCTGACACCTTGCTTGGAAAAGGTAGTGTCATTCAAACTCAGTGATATCGGTGAAGGTATACGTGAAGTTACTGTTAAGGAATG GTTCGTCAAAGTTGGAGACACTGTACAGCAATTCGATAATTTGTGTGAGGTACAATCGGACAAAGCTTCCGTCACCATTACCAGTCGTTATGAtggtaaaattctaaaattgcaTCACAATGTCGATGACATTGCATTGGTGGGTAAAACATTGTTGGATTTTGAAGTTGAAGATGAAGAAGGCGATTCTGATAGTTCTGATTCTGAAGATGAAAAGGAGAAAACTCCCGATAAAAAGACCGCAAGCGATGTTGCTGCCAATCCAAAGCAAGCTACTGATGAGGAAGTTAATCGCAGCATTACTTTAGCTACACCAGCTGTTCGTCGTATTGCCAAGGAAAACAAAGTGGATTTGTCGAAAGTACCACCTACCGGTAAAAATGGTCGTGTCTTAAAGGGTGATGTTTTGGAATATTTGGGACATGTACCACCAGGCACTAATATTCCTCATCCTACTATTGCTGCTAAGGCTGGTGCAGCTGCTGCTGCCTCTGCCGCTGGTAAGGCCAGTGCTCCAGTTCCAGCTGATCGTGTAGAACCTTTGAAGGGCGTACGTAAGGCCATGTTGAAATCTATGTCTGAATCTTTG AAAATTCCCCACTTTGCTTATAGTGATGAAGTGGATATGACCAATTTAATGGGCTTCCGTGATCAATTAAAGGAGGTAGCCCAAGAGAATGGTGTACCCAAATTAACTTTCATGCCTTTCTGCATTAAGGCCGCTTCCATTGCTCTCTCGAAATATCCCATTTTGAATAGTTCATTGAATTTGGAAACCGAATCTATTATCTACAAGGGAGCTCACAATATAAGTGTTGCTATTGATACTCCTCAAGGTTTAGTGGTGCCCAATGTAAAGAatgttcaaaacaaaaatattattgaaattgcTCAAGATCTCAATGCTTTAATCGAAAGAGGACGCAAGGGCGCTTTGACTCCACAAGATTTTGCTGATGGTACTTTCTCTCTCTCCAACATTGGTGTTATCGGCGGCACCTATACCCATCCTTGTATAATGGCTCCTCAGGTGTCCATTGGTGCCATGGGTCGTACTAAG GCTGTTCCCCGTTTCAATGAAAAGGATGAAGTAGTTAAGGCCTACGTTATGAATGTCAGCTGGTGTGCTGATCATCGTGTCATTGATGGTGTCACCATGGCCAGTTTCTCGAATGTCTGGAAGAAATACTTAGAAAATCCCGCTTTATTCTTATTAAACTGA
- the LOC111677819 gene encoding translation machinery-associated protein 16 homolog translates to MTNLRKELEKCKHPNSRKTKALSKKARRQNNKHKQRMGHAIKSNIMGEKLSWFLEHIEEGRTHPLTPHEFEELIELYLKRFDEELEQIALKQSISKNRSNQHVARQDVIKITLERETGEYKTGGMQLLNLCDPVKFKSLLDWDGSAINVQHLKVELISYNMLQRLKKEYEEKANSQTEATENPSTSSQNKEESMETC, encoded by the exons atg acaaatctacggaaagaattagaaaaatgtaaacATCCCAACAGTCGCAAGACCAAAGCTCTCAGCAAAAAAGCCCGCCggcaaaacaacaaacacaaacagAGAATGGGTCATGCTATCAAATCGAATATAATGGGTGAAAAGTTAAGTTGGTTTCTAGAACATATCGAGGAAGGAAGAACACATCCGCTAACACCACATGAATTTGAAGAACTTATTGAATTGTATCTCAAAAGATTCGATGAAGAGTTAgaacaaattgctttaaaacAGTCTATTAGTAAGAATCGTTCTAATCAGCATGTTGCTAGACAAGATgtgattaaaattactttagaaAGAGAGACAGGAGAATATAAAACTGGAGGAATGC aaCTTTTAAATCTTTGCGATcctgttaaatttaaatctctCCTGGATTGGGATGGCAGTGCCATAAATGTTCAACATCTTAAGGTGGAGTTAATATCTTATAATATGTTGCAAAGACTTAAAAAGGAATATGAGGAGAAAGCTAATTCTCAAACAGAAGCTACTGAAAACCCCTCTACATCCTCACAAAACAAAGAAGAATCCATGGaaacatgttaa
- the LOC111677820 gene encoding dynein axonemal light chain 1 produces MAKATTIKEALTKWEERTQQDSTKATDIGLQLQFPPIEKMDGTLGTLTECRKLSLSTNMIEKITGIGNLKNLRILSLARNNIKALNGIEPLAETLEELWVSYNVIEKLKPLEVMKALKVFYVSNNLIKDWSEFNRMGVPPKLEEITFMGNILYENMDEAAFRSEAIRRLPNLKKLDGETVIRGD; encoded by the exons atggcCAAAGCAACAACTATTAAAGAAGCTTTAACCAAATGGGAAGAACGTACCCAACAAGATTCTACTAAGGCCACCGATATTGgattacaattacaatttcCACCAATAGAAAAAATGGACGGCACTTTGGGTACCTTGACAGAATGTCGAAAATTAAGTTTGTCAACAAATATGATAGAGAAAATAACAGGAATAGGAAATCTAAAAAATCTAAGAATTTTATCATTGGCCAGAAATAATATCAAAGCGCTAAATGGCATA GAACCTTTAGCTGAGACTTTGGAGGAGTTATGGGTTAGCTACAATGTTATAGAGAAACTTAAGCCTTTGGAGGTAATGAAGGCTTTAAAGGTATTTTATGTTTCCAATAACTTAATAAAAGACTGGTCCGAATTCAATAGAATGGGTGTACCTCCCAAGCTGGAAGAGATTACCTTTATgggtaatattttatatgaaaatatggaTGAAGCAGCTTTTCGCTCGGAAGCTATAAGACGTTTgccaaatttaaagaaattggaTGGTGAAACGGTTATAAGAGGAGattag
- the LOC111677827 gene encoding cytochrome c oxidase copper chaperone: protein MGNAPVKEVAQAAAPAVSAGSEQPAAKPKCKACCACPETKKVRDQCIIEKGESECGDLIEAHKKCMRDQGFNI, encoded by the exons atggGAAACGCTCCAGTCAAAGAAGTTGCCCAAGCTGCCGCCCCAGCTGTAAGTGCCGGTTCGGAACAGCCAGCAGCTAAACCCAAGTGCAAAGCCTGCTGTGCCTGTCCGGAAACAAAAAAAGTGAGAGATCAATG CATTATTGAAAAGGGTGAATCTGAGTGTGGTGATTTAATAGAGGCCCACAAGAAATGCATGCGAGATCAgggttttaatatttaa
- the LOC124418461 gene encoding microsomal glutathione S-transferase 1-like, with protein sequence MEKQNKYNENIFANQEDLVFHNVDLQFNEPHVERVRRAHRNDMENILPYFTMSLIYICTNPSPTLACNLFRVAAVGRIIHTLVYAFYPVPQPSRVISWGLMFVITLYMAADVGLQMIKYI encoded by the exons ATGGAGAAACagaataaatataatgaaaat atatttGCTAATCAAGAAGATCTGGTCTTTCACAATGTCGATTTACAATTCAACGAGCCTCATGTGGAAAGAGTGAGAAG AGCCCATCGTAATGATATGGAAAATATTCTACCTTATTTTACTATGTCCTTAATCTATATCTGCACTAATCCTTCACCAACTCTAGCGTGTAATCTATTTCGTGTAGCCGCTGTAGGACGTATTATACATACTTTGGTTTATGCCTTCTATCCGGTGCCTCAACCCTCTAGAGTTATATCTTGGGGTTTGATGTTTGTTATTACTTTGTATATGGCCGCGGATGTTGGTTTACAAatgataaaatacatttaa
- the LOC111677826 gene encoding microsomal glutathione S-transferase 1-like isoform X1 yields the protein MISPTSTTTESTEAALGPLNGHKFMNMSSTSSTTTNKLNYFSMLNLDNPVFCCFLFWTSVLVIKMLLMSLLTALQRFRYKILRQFPKAFIEKVFPNQEDLFFNNIEVEFNDPHVERVRRAHRNDMENILPYFTMSLLYICTNPSAVIACNLFRVAAVARVVHSLVYAFYPVPQPSRVLAWGVMFVITLYMAADVGFQMIKYI from the exons atgataagTCCAACATCAACAACTACAGAATCGACCGAAGCAGCACTAGGTCCATTAAATGGAcataaatttatgaatatgtcatcgacatcatcaacaacaactaataaattaaattatttttctatgttgAACCTTGATAATCCCGTATTTTGTTGCTTTCTTTTTTGGACCAGTGTTTTAGTgataaaaatgcttttaatgTCTTTATTGACTGCATTGCAACGTTTTCGTTATAAA ATATTGCGGCAATTTCCCAAAGCTTTTATAGAAAAG gtttttccCAATCAAGAggatttgtttttcaataatatagaaGTAGAATTCAATGATCCTCATGTGGAGAGAGTAAGAAG aGCCCATCGCAATGATATGGAAAACATATTGCCCTATTTTACTATGTCTTTATTGTACATTTGTACTAATCCTTCGGCGGTTATAGCATGCAATCTATTTCGAGTAGCTGCAGTGGCTCGCGTAGTGCATTCTTTGGTTTATGCCTTCTATCCCGTACCTCAACCTTCAAGAGTTTTAGCCTGGGGAGTAATGTTTGTCATTACTTTGTATATGGCTGCTGATGTTGGTTTTCAAATGATCAAATATATTTga
- the LOC111677826 gene encoding microsomal glutathione S-transferase 1-like isoform X2 gives MISPTSTTTESTEAALGPLNGHKFMNMSSTSSTTTNKLNYFSMLNLDNPVFCCFLFWTSVLVIKMLLMSLLTALQRFRYKVFPNQEDLFFNNIEVEFNDPHVERVRRAHRNDMENILPYFTMSLLYICTNPSAVIACNLFRVAAVARVVHSLVYAFYPVPQPSRVLAWGVMFVITLYMAADVGFQMIKYI, from the exons atgataagTCCAACATCAACAACTACAGAATCGACCGAAGCAGCACTAGGTCCATTAAATGGAcataaatttatgaatatgtcatcgacatcatcaacaacaactaataaattaaattatttttctatgttgAACCTTGATAATCCCGTATTTTGTTGCTTTCTTTTTTGGACCAGTGTTTTAGTgataaaaatgcttttaatgTCTTTATTGACTGCATTGCAACGTTTTCGTTATAAA gtttttccCAATCAAGAggatttgtttttcaataatatagaaGTAGAATTCAATGATCCTCATGTGGAGAGAGTAAGAAG aGCCCATCGCAATGATATGGAAAACATATTGCCCTATTTTACTATGTCTTTATTGTACATTTGTACTAATCCTTCGGCGGTTATAGCATGCAATCTATTTCGAGTAGCTGCAGTGGCTCGCGTAGTGCATTCTTTGGTTTATGCCTTCTATCCCGTACCTCAACCTTCAAGAGTTTTAGCCTGGGGAGTAATGTTTGTCATTACTTTGTATATGGCTGCTGATGTTGGTTTTCAAATGATCAAATATATTTga
- the LOC111677828 gene encoding microsomal glutathione S-transferase 1-like encodes MAKTEENITTDRNLLSTDNPVFCCYCFWGSILIIKMLLMSILTAMRRFRKKSFVNPEDLALNKVTEPVLNDPDVERVRRAHLNDLENIMPFMLIALAYIAVGPKPLVARLLIRFFALARILHTIVYAFRPIPQPIRAIVFFIGFFITLYMAFYAMIKTIVYI; translated from the exons atGGCTAAAACGGAAGAAAATATAACAACGGACCGTAATTTATTGTCAACTGATAATCCggtattttgttgttactgcTTTTGGGGTagtattttgataataaaaatgttgctgATGTCGATATTGACGGCAATGCGACGTTTTAGGAAAAAg TCATTCGTTAACCCTGAAGATTTGGCCTTAAATAAAGTAACCGAACCTGTTCTTAATGATCCTGATGTAGAACGTGTAAGAAG AGCTCATCTCAATGATCTTGAGAATATAATGCCCTTTATGTTGATTGCCTTGGCCTACATAGCCGTAGGACCCAAACCATTGGTGGCACGTTTGTTAATACGTTTCTTTGCACTAGCACGAATTCTACATACGATTGTTTATGCATTTCGACCTATACCGCAACCAATACGAGCAATAGTATTCTTTATTGGCTTTTTTATTACACTCTATATGGCGTTTTATGCGATGATCAAGACGATTGtgtatatttaa